The DNA region gcatacaaAGGCTTGCGCTTTAGAAAAATCGAATTTTTTTTGCATACAAAAGGCTTACGCTTTTGATACAATCAGTAACTTTCTGCATATATTGAACTGAACTTGTAGGGAATATACTGCCTCTAGCACATGGTGTGATAGAGTCAGAAAATGACAAGTCTTGGTCATGGTTCTTTCAACGGTTCAGGGAAGCGTATGGGGTAAGGGATAACATGTGTATTGTATCTGATAGACACGAAAGCTTCATCAAGGCTGTATGTAGAATTTATCCTAATGTTCCGCATTTAGCATGCATATGGCATCTTTGGAAGAATGTATACAATAGATATAGGAAGAGTCATGAAGTGTTGAGTGGGGTGTACTATAAATTGGCGAAAGCATACACGCAGAATGACTTTGATATGCCAATGGAAAAGGTTGAGAAGGAGGATATTCGTGTGAAGGAGTACTTGGAGTTAGCTGGAAGAGAAAAGTGGGCTAGGCTCTATTGTCCAGTTAATCGAGCATGGACATTGACATCAAATATTGCTGAGTCCATCAATGCGGCACTTGTATCTGCTAGAGAATTGCcaatttatgattttctggAAGAAGTTAGGTTGATGTATGGATGGTGGAATTGCACCAACCGATAGAATGGTTCTTACATATTCACAACACTTGGGAAAAAATTTCAAGAGTTCCTATCCATCAATGAGCATAAATCTACGCGCATGAGGGCTTGTTTCCGTGTATCTGTTTATGTGTTTTGTTGGCTGTATACCTTAATCTGTatgattcttatacttatagcttatacatatacgcTTAATGACTTGATGAAAATCTGTTTGAATTTTGTTGTTTAGGTAATTCCATCAACCGAATACTTGCACACGGTTATTGATGAAGGGAAGCGTTTCATTGTTTGTATTGAAAATAAAACTTGCAGTTGCAAAATGTTCCAAATGGATGAGATACCCTGCCCCCATGCTTGGGCTGTTCTTAGGAAAAAAAATCTCACTGCCGACAACTTCTGCTCAAATTTGTACAAACCAGAAACTGTGATGAAGACTCATGATGTCCTAATTTATCCT from Lycium ferocissimum isolate CSIRO_LF1 chromosome 2, AGI_CSIRO_Lferr_CH_V1, whole genome shotgun sequence includes:
- the LOC132047381 gene encoding uncharacterized protein LOC132047381 gives rise to the protein MNDRKMSDRISDGSHLKQEYNGTYVSARTLDGAGNILPLAHGVIESENDKSWSWFFQRFREAYGVRDNMCIVSDRHESFIKAVCRIYPNVPHLACIWHLWKNVYNRYRKSHEVLSGVYYKLAKAYTQNDFDMPMEKVEKEDIRVKEYLELAGREKWARLYCPVNRAWTLTSNIAESINAALVSARELPIYDFLEEVIPSTEYLHTVIDEGKRFIVCIENKTCSCKMFQMDEIPCPHAWAVLRKKNLTADNFCSNLYKPETVMKTHDVLIYPLPDKSEWNVPVHVSEEVVFPPSGVKSTIYGSAGSLNTSATGSQ